The bacterium sequence TACTTCCCTGAGCAGTTGAGGGATCTTGAGGCCACCATCGAGGCCACCCCTTGTGATCTGGTGACGGTGGCCACACCCATTGACCTAAGCCGTTTGATAAGGATTTCAAGGCCGGTGGCCCGTGTAACCTACAAGGTGGAGGAGGTGGGTCCTCCTGGCCTGGAGCCAGTAATAAGAGAGTTTCTTCGAGAAAAAGGGCTCTTGGAGTCTTAGGCTGGCCCTTGAAGAGGGCTTTATGAAACCAGATGCTTACTGGCAAAGGAATTCTGAGAGGAAAGGGTCTTTTCCATGGACAGAGACAAAGCAACACCCTGTATAAAGGTCGTGCCCCCTGGGCCCAATGCCAGAAAATGGGCTTCTTTCCATCAGCGTCACGCAAGCCATTCAACCTATTTCTATGACTTTGTATGGGACCGCTCCAAGCCGGCAATCGGCCCTTTCTGCACTGATGTGGACGGCAATGTGATAATGGATTTTGTGAGTCATGTGGCCAGCAGCCCCTTGGGATACAATCACCCTGAACTCCTGGAACTCACCAGAATGCTCTCATCCGTGGAGCCAGACAGGTATGCAGGCACCGACTTTGTGGGCGGATTCGGAGAGGACCCCGAGAAGAGCCCGGTTCCCACACCCTCCCACCTTCATTACAAGCTGATGGAGATCACCAAGCCCTTTGGTTTTGACACGGCTTTCCTGAGCAATTCAGGTGCCGAAGCCGTGGAGAATGCGGTGAAGATTTGCTACCAGCACAGAAAGAACTTCGGATACGGGTTTTGTTTCAGCGGAGCCTTCCACGGCAGAACCCTGGGGGCTCTTTCCTTGAACAGAAGCAAGAGGGCGCATCGCAATTGGTTTCCTGAGATTCCCAAGATATTGGAGCTGCCCTTTTGCCGCTGCGGCTCCGTGTGCGATTGCGGCTGGCTTCTGACCACCATCAGACGCAAAGGCCGAATGAGTAAGCTGGCCCAGGTTCTGGATCCTGAGATCGGCATAATCGCCCCGGAGGAGGTAGCCTTCATCATAGTGGAGCCCATACTTGGGGAAGGCGGTTATGATCTGCCCAGCAATGGGTTTCTTGAGGAAGTGGCCAGGGTGGCCAAGCTTTATCAGATCCCCCTCATCTGTGACGAGATCCAGACCGGGCTTGGCCGTACAGGGAGGTGGTGGGCCTGTGAGCACTTTGGAATAGTCCCCGACATAATCACCTCGGCCAAGGCTCTGAAGGTGGGAGCCACCTTGGGCCGTAGAGAGCTCTTCCCACAGGAACCATTGCGGATCTCCAGTACTTGGGGGGAGGGCAATGCCATCAGCTCGGCTGTGGGCTACCGGACCATAGAGATCATAGAAAGGGACGGACTGCTGGAAAACGCCAGGTTGATGGGAGAGTATTTTCTAGGGGGGCTGAGGGAACTTTCCTCACGCTATCCCTTCATGTTCCATCCAAGGGGTCTGGGCCTCATGCTGGCCTTCTCTGTGGAAAAAGAGGAATGGAGAAACCAGATCCTGCGAAGGGCCTTCCAAAAAGGGCTTCTTCTCATAGGGTGCGGGTTCGAATCAATACGGATTCTGCCGCCGATGGATGTTAGAAAAAGGGAGATAGATCTTGCCCTTGAGATATTGGAATCTGTCCTGGCAGAGGTGGTCCTGTGAGCCAAAACAAAGACAGAAGGCGTCATCCCAGGAAAGCCTGTAGGCT is a genomic window containing:
- a CDS encoding aminotransferase class III-fold pyridoxal phosphate-dependent enzyme; this encodes MDRDKATPCIKVVPPGPNARKWASFHQRHASHSTYFYDFVWDRSKPAIGPFCTDVDGNVIMDFVSHVASSPLGYNHPELLELTRMLSSVEPDRYAGTDFVGGFGEDPEKSPVPTPSHLHYKLMEITKPFGFDTAFLSNSGAEAVENAVKICYQHRKNFGYGFCFSGAFHGRTLGALSLNRSKRAHRNWFPEIPKILELPFCRCGSVCDCGWLLTTIRRKGRMSKLAQVLDPEIGIIAPEEVAFIIVEPILGEGGYDLPSNGFLEEVARVAKLYQIPLICDEIQTGLGRTGRWWACEHFGIVPDIITSAKALKVGATLGRRELFPQEPLRISSTWGEGNAISSAVGYRTIEIIERDGLLENARLMGEYFLGGLRELSSRYPFMFHPRGLGLMLAFSVEKEEWRNQILRRAFQKGLLLIGCGFESIRILPPMDVRKREIDLALEILESVLAEVVL